One Malus domestica chromosome 11, GDT2T_hap1 genomic region harbors:
- the LOC103449108 gene encoding RNA-binding protein BRN1: MAEGGKKERNSHGEDSVKLFVGQVPKHMTEAQLLAMFKDFALVDEVNIIKDKATRASRGCCFVICPSREEADKAVDACHNKTTLPGASSPLQVKYADGELERLEHKLFIGMLPKNVSEVEVSDLFSQYGTVKDLQILRGSQQTSKGCAFLKYETKHQALAALEAINGKYKMEGSSVPLVVKWADTEKERLARRAQKAHSQAANEPNGDSQHPSLFGALPMGYVPSYNGYGYQAPGTYGLMPYRIPGLQNQQGFQNMMPPINQENALHRITPRNIAPRNFPMPPTSYVASAYHAVPGLRHPMMYPGGIMSHQPLSSPGSVSPTVVNINPASPGTSKSPGGQVEGPAGANLFIYHIPQEFGDQELANAFQPFGRVLSAKVFVDKATGVSKCFGFVSYDLPESAESAINMMNGYQLGGKKLKVQLKRDNKQSKPY, from the exons ATGGCGGAAGGAGGGAAGAAGGAGAGGAACTCGCACGGCGAGGACAGCGTGAAGCTGTTCGTCGGCCAAGTGCCGAAGCACATGACGGAGGCTCAGCTCCTCGCAATGTTCAAAGACTTCGCTCTCGTCGACGAAGTCAACATCATCAAGGACAAGGCCACGCGCGCTTCCAGAG GGTGTTGCTTTGTGATATGCCCGTCGAGGGAGGAGGCGGATAAAGCGGTCGATGCGTGTCATAACAAGACGACTTTGCCCGGG GCATCTAGTCCTTTGCAAGTGAAGTATGCTGATGGCGAGTTGGAAAGACTAG AACATAAGCTCTTTATTGGTATGCTTCCGAAGAATGTTTCCGAAGTTGAAGTTTCTGATCTTTTCTCTCAATATGGGACAGTAAAGGACCTACAAATATTAAGAGGTTCTCAGCAAACGAGCAAAG GCTGTGCATTCTTAAAGTATGAGACAAAACACCAAGCTCTTGCTGCCCTTGAAGCCATCAATGGAAAGTATAAAATGGAG GGTTCAAGTGTTCCTTTAGTTGTCAAATGGGCAGACACAGAAAAGGAAAGGCTAGCTCGGCGAGCTCAGAAAGCTCATTCCCAGGCTGCTAACGAGCCAAATGGTGATTCACAACATCCTTCATTATTTGGAGCCTTGCCCATGGGTTATGTTCCCTCGTATAATGGTTACGGTTATCAG GCTCCTGGGACTTATGGACTCATGCCATACCGCATACCTGGATTGCAGAATCAACAAGGTTTCCAAAATATGATGCCCCCCATAAACCAAGAAAATGCTTTGCATAGAATCACACCTCGCAATATTGCCCCTAGAAATTTTCCTATGCCTCCTACAAGTTATGTGGCCTCTGCTTATCATGCAGTTCCAGGTCTTCGGCATCCGATGATGTATCCTGGAGGAATAATGAGCCACCAGCCATTGAGTTCACCTGGTTCAGTGTCACCTACAGTTGTGAACATTAATCCAGCATCGCCTGGCACTAGTAAAAGCCCTGGGGGTCAGGTTGAAG GTCCAGCTGGTGCTAATTTGTTTATCTATCACATACCTCAAGAATTTGGAGATCAAGAGCTTGCCAATGCTTTTCAACCATTTGGTAGGGTTTTGAGTGCCAAGGTTTTTGTTGATAAAGCAACTGGCGTCAGCAAATGTTTCG GATTTGTAAGTTACGATTTACCAGAGTCTGCTGAATCTGCTATAAATATGATGAATGGATACCAATTAGGGGGTAAGAAATTGAAGGTCCAGCTTAAGAGAGACAACAAACAGAGCAAACCATATTGA
- the LOC103449106 gene encoding uncharacterized protein isoform X1: MKVKNERQSWAAVSPSEVVYHFGTSGLSVAAATAVTHPLDVLKVRLQMQLVGQKGPLTGMGRLFLHTFKKEGPRFLYLGLTPALTRSVLYGGLRLGLYEPSKYACNWAFGSSNLFAKIGSGGFAGAIATALTNPVEVLKVRLQMNPNLSPTGELRRIVTEEGAKALWEGVGPAMARAAMLTASQLATYDETKLTLIRLTSLEEGFHLHLISSTVAGLVSTLVTAPVDMVKTRLMLQQESKKAGNYKNGFHCAYQVMLTEGPRGLYKGSLATFARLGPQTTITFILCEKLRELAGLNAI, encoded by the exons atgaaagtgaagaacgaGAGGCAGAGTTGGGCGGCGGTGTCGCCGTCCGAGGTTGTCTATCACTTCGGCACCAGTGGACTTTCCGTTGCGGCGGCCACCGCAGTAACTCATCCTCTAG ATGTTCTCAAAGTTAGGCTGCAAATGCAACTTGTTGGGCAGAAGGGTCCTCTCACTGGAATG GGCCGGTTATTTCTCCATACTTTTAAAAAGGAAGGGCCAAGATTTTTGTATCTGGGATTGACACCGGCATTGACAAGGTCTGTTCTTTATGGGGGTCTTCGTTTAGGCTTGTATGAACCTTCAAAGTATGCCTGCAATTGGGCTTTTGGATCCTCCAATCTTTTTGCTAAGATTGGGTCTGGAGGATTTGCAGGTGCAATTGCAACTGCATTGACGAATCCAGTTGAGGTTTTGAAG GTGCGGTTACAGATGAATCCAAACTTGAGTCCAACAGGAGAACTGCGTAGAATTGTTACTGAAGAGGGAGCGAAAGCGCTTTGGGAGGGGGTTGGCCCTGCTATGGCTAGAGCTGCTATGTTGACTGCATCACAACTAGCAACATATGACGAAACCAAGCTG ACACTGATTAGGTTGACATCACTCGAAGAAGGATTCCATCTTCATCTCAT CTCAAGCACAGTTGCAGGCTTGGTGAGTACCCTCGTAACTGCACCCGTGGACATGGTAAAAACCCGTCTCATGTTGCAACAGGAATCTAAAAAGGCAGGAAACTATAAAAATGGATTTCATTGCGCATACCAG GTTATGCTTACAGAAGGTCCCAGGGGTCTTTACAAAGG GAGCCTTGCAACTTTTGCAAGACTGGGTCCACAAACTACAATTACCTTCATACTCTGCGAGAAGTTGCGTGAGCTTGCCGGATTGAATGCAATCTAA
- the LOC103449106 gene encoding uncharacterized protein isoform X2, with product MQLVGQKGPLTGMGRLFLHTFKKEGPRFLYLGLTPALTRSVLYGGLRLGLYEPSKYACNWAFGSSNLFAKIGSGGFAGAIATALTNPVEVLKVRLQMNPNLSPTGELRRIVTEEGAKALWEGVGPAMARAAMLTASQLATYDETKLTLIRLTSLEEGFHLHLISSTVAGLVSTLVTAPVDMVKTRLMLQQESKKAGNYKNGFHCAYQVMLTEGPRGLYKGSLATFARLGPQTTITFILCEKLRELAGLNAI from the exons ATGCAACTTGTTGGGCAGAAGGGTCCTCTCACTGGAATG GGCCGGTTATTTCTCCATACTTTTAAAAAGGAAGGGCCAAGATTTTTGTATCTGGGATTGACACCGGCATTGACAAGGTCTGTTCTTTATGGGGGTCTTCGTTTAGGCTTGTATGAACCTTCAAAGTATGCCTGCAATTGGGCTTTTGGATCCTCCAATCTTTTTGCTAAGATTGGGTCTGGAGGATTTGCAGGTGCAATTGCAACTGCATTGACGAATCCAGTTGAGGTTTTGAAG GTGCGGTTACAGATGAATCCAAACTTGAGTCCAACAGGAGAACTGCGTAGAATTGTTACTGAAGAGGGAGCGAAAGCGCTTTGGGAGGGGGTTGGCCCTGCTATGGCTAGAGCTGCTATGTTGACTGCATCACAACTAGCAACATATGACGAAACCAAGCTG ACACTGATTAGGTTGACATCACTCGAAGAAGGATTCCATCTTCATCTCAT CTCAAGCACAGTTGCAGGCTTGGTGAGTACCCTCGTAACTGCACCCGTGGACATGGTAAAAACCCGTCTCATGTTGCAACAGGAATCTAAAAAGGCAGGAAACTATAAAAATGGATTTCATTGCGCATACCAG GTTATGCTTACAGAAGGTCCCAGGGGTCTTTACAAAGG GAGCCTTGCAACTTTTGCAAGACTGGGTCCACAAACTACAATTACCTTCATACTCTGCGAGAAGTTGCGTGAGCTTGCCGGATTGAATGCAATCTAA
- the LOC103449105 gene encoding U1 small nuclear ribonucleoprotein C, with product MPRYYCDYCDTYLTHDSPSVRKQHNAGYKHKANVREYYQQFEQEQTQSLIDQRIKEHLGNSAAYGGQPYGNIGAAYSQHLMSQPRLPGMPQMMAPGIRPPVLPRPPVLSAPGYGPAPHMIPMMAPPGAPSMPGQLNAPMRPPPALNPPPAVPGSAAPNASNGAPPMAAPPMYQPNPTAPTSGGYESFNPNTQPPDSSQ from the exons ATGCCAAG GTATTACTGTGATTACTGCGATACTTATTTGACCCACGATTCG CCTTCAGTGAGAAAGCAACACAATGCTGGTTACAAACACAAG GCGAATGTGCGGGAGTACTATCAGCAATTTGAGCAGGAACAAACCCAAAGTTTGATTGACCAAAGGATCAAAGAGCACCTTGGCAATTCTGCAGCTTATGGTGGTCAGCCTTACGGGAATATTGGTGCAGCTTACAGTCAGCATCTAATGTCTCAGCCCCGTCTTCCTGGCATGCCGCAAATGATGGCTCCAGGGATTAGGCCTCCTGTTTTGCCAAGACCTCCTGTACTCAGTGCTCCAG GTTACGGCCCTGCTCCACACATGATCCCAATGATGGCTCCACCTGGTGCTCCCAGCATGCCTGGTCAATTAAATGCTCCCATGAGGCCTCCTCCTGCTTTAAATCCTCCACCAGCAGTTCCTGGCAGCGCAGCACCAAATGCTTCTAATGGTGCCCCTCCTATGGCTGCACCTCCGATGTATCAACCCAATCCAACAGCACCAACAAGTGGAGGCTATGAAAGTTTCAATCCGAATACTCAACCTCCTGATTCTAGTCAGTAA